One segment of Pyricularia oryzae 70-15 chromosome 3, whole genome shotgun sequence DNA contains the following:
- a CDS encoding endo-1,4-beta-xylanase, protein MRYHARCLLAALAFVGQAAAGPEGPLSARSAIFARAEAALASVSVTNIQDVRGNLHLPRSWDGLPVSWNSSDVQVISHDGIVKRQDTDKKVTLRATIQQRGVSVEREFTANVRKAFDKRQLADMQGYAFAYFTGNSIEGEKIYFAASVGNDALHWRELNAGQPVLQSTMGTKGLRDPFVIRSHEGDKFFLIATDLSIGSGTSWGDSVKFGSRYLEVWESTDLISWSAQRHVLVSPATAGNTWAPEAFYDPSIGEYIVFWASSLYKDTDPNRTEATYHRMLYVTTRDFVTFSETKIWQDAGMSRIDSTVVKDGETYYRFTKDEGAGGTGCTDIIQERSDSLRANLTGWSQVDACIGNKAGTSAVEGPTSFKSNPGDVNGEKWYLFVDEYGGRGYIPLETGDITAPQWRVSANFNLPRSPRHGTVLPVTAAELQKLTGTTNSQRAVNAEGEMLKYDFSGLTNGNVLADKSGNGADAKVFGSASVENGVMTFDGQDDFVSLPFDLMKDVKDMSVEMRVLVDAGQQTPYFLFGLGNTGSNGAGNGYVFATGSPYRAAITTGDYTGEQAANQGRDLPKGEWAHVVYVVSGGTGILYLNGAEVARNNATSAEPLSIGNGITSNNYLGRSLYTSDKLFKGQMSHFAIYGRALSGAEVATKSGNVFQVRDVALSDASQQKAPPLVDGAARSVLLYAYPNVSLASVAPTFTTIDGVTSSPAPGTIVDLSAGKTVTYTLTNTADGSTMNWTVSAANVRSPVLPGLYADPNIFIHDKTYYIYATTDGFPGWGGKDFYVWSSPDLATWTRSESPILTLDAPGGNVPWAVGNAWAPGFIERDGKFYFYHSGQHRTLNTKTIGAAVADSPLGPFTAQPDAFIKNNEAVTSGQAIDPAAFHDPVSGKYYLYWGNGKPLYAELADDMVSLKPGTIKAIDGLVDFREGLFLVYRQGLYHLTYSIDDTGSEDYRVGYATATSADGPWTYRGVVLSKRPELGILGTGHNSMVNIPGTDDWLIAYHRFAIPNGNGNNRETTLDKVEFDAGTGLMKVITPTLESVPPQVIN, encoded by the coding sequence ATGAGGTACCACGCGCGCTGTCTATTAGCTGCCCTGGCATTTGTTGGCCAGGCGGCAGCCGGGCCCGAAGGTCCCCTGAGTGCCCGCAGTGCCATCTTTGCGCGGGCAGAGGCAGCCCTCGCCTCAGTTTCAGTCACCAACATCCAAGACGTCCGTGGAAACCTTCACCTTCCCAGGAGCTGGGACGGTCTCCCAGTGTCGTGGAACAGCAGCGACGTCCAAGTCATCAGCCACGACGGCATCGTCAAGCGTCAGGACACGGACAAGAAGGTCACGCTCAGGGCCACCATCCAGCAGCGAGGTGTCTCGGTCGAGCGTGAATTTACCGCCAATGTGCGCAAGGCCTTTGACAAGAGGCAGCTTGCCGACATGCAGGGGTATGCCTTTGCCTACTTTACCGGCAACAGCATCGAGGGCGAGAAGATCTACTTTGCCGCCAGCGTGGGCAACGACGCCCTGCACTGGCGCGAGCTGAACGCTGGCCAGCCCGTGCTGCAGTCGACCATGGGCACCAAGGGCCTGCGGGACCCTTTCGTCATCCGGTCGCACGAGGGTGACAAGTTCTTCCTCATCGCCACGGACCTCTCCATCGGGTCGGGAACCTCATGGGGCGACTCTGTCAAGTTTGGCAGCCGCTACCTCGAGGTTTGGGAGTCGACCGACCTCATCAGCTGGTCAGCCCAGCGCCACGTCCTCGTGTCGCCTGCCACCGCCGGCAACACGTGGGCGCCCGAGGCCTTTTACGACCCCTCGATCGGGGAGTACATTGTCTTTTGGGCCTCGTCGCTGTACAAGGACACCGACCCCAACCGCACCGAGGCCACGTACCACCGCATGCTGTACGTCACCACCCGCGACTTTGTCACCTTTAGCGAGACCAAGATCTGGCAGGACGCCGGCATGTCGCGCATCGACTCGACCGTCGTCAAGGACGGTGAGACCTACTACCGCTTCACCAAGGACGAGGGAGCTGGTGGCACCGGCTGCACCGACATCATCCAGGAGCGGTCCGACTCCCTCCGCGCAAACCTCACCGGGTGGTCCCAGGTCGACGCCTGCATCGGGAACAAGGCCGGCACCTCGGCCGTCGAGGGACCTACCTCCTTCAAGTCCAACCCCGGGGATGTCAACGGCGAAAAGTGGTACCTTTTTGTTGACGAGTATGGCGGCCGCGGCTACATCCCGCTCGAGACGGGCGACATTACGGCACCGCAGTGGAGGGTTTCGGCCAACTTCAACCTGCCTCGCAGCCCTCGCCACGGAACCGTGCTCCCCGTCACCGCCGCCGAGCTCCAAAAGTTGACCGGCACCACCAACAGCCAGCGTGCCGTCAACGCCGAGGGCGAGATGCTCAAGTACGACTTTTCCGGCCTGACCAACGGCAACGTGCTCGCCGACAAGTCGGGCAacggcgccgacgccaaGGTCTTTGGCAGTGCCAGCGTCGAGAACGGCGTCATGACCTTTGACGGCCAGGACGACTTTGTCTCGCTCCCCTTTGACCTGATGAAGGACGTCAAGGACATGAGCGTCGAGATGCGCGTTCTCGTCGACGCCGGACAGCAGACCCCCTACTTCCTCTTTGGCCTGGGCAACACGGGCTCCAACGGCGCGGGCAACGGCTACGTCTTTGCCACGGGCAGCCCCTACCGCGCCGCCATCACCACTGGCGACTACACGGGCGAGCAGGCCGCCAACCAAGGGCGCGACCTGCCCAAGGGCGAGTGGGCGCACGTCGTCTACGTCGTCAGCGGCGGCACCGGCATCTTGTACCTGAACGGGGCCGAGGTGGCCCGCAACAACGCCACCAGCGCCGAGCCCCTGAGCATCGGCAACGGCATCACGTCCAACAACTACCTCGGCCGCTCCCTCTACACGTCGGACAAGCTCTTCAAGGGCCAGATGAGCCACTTTGCCATTTACGGGCGCGCCCTATCCGGCGCCGAGGTGGCCACCAAGTCTGGTAATGTCTTTCAGGTCCGCGACGTCGCGCTCTCCGACGCGTCGCAGCAAAAAGCACCTCCTCTGGTTGACGGTGCTGCTCGGTCAGTTCTCCTCTACGCATACCCCAACGTCAGCCTCGCATCCGTCGCCCCGACCTTTACCACCATCGACGGCGTCACCTCTTCCCCCGCCCCCGGAACAATCGTTGACCTGAGCGCCGGCAAAACAGTCACGTACACGCTTACTAACACGGCCGACGGCAGCACCATGAACTGGACCGTCAGCGCCGCCAACGTCAGGTCCCCCGTGCTCCCGGGCCTCTACGCCGACCCCAACATCTTCATCCACGACAAGACCTACTACATCTACGCCACCACCGACGGCTTCCCCGGCTGGGGCGGCAAGGACTTTTACGTCTGGTCGTCGCCCGACCTGGCCACCTGGACCCGCAGCGAATCGCCGATCCTGACCCTCGACGCCCCCGGCGGCAACGTGCCCTGGGCCGTGGGCAACGCCTGGGCCCCGGGCTTCATCGAACGCGACGGCAAGTTCTACTTTTACCACAGCGGCCAGCACCGCACGCTCAACACCAAGACCATCGGcgccgccgtggccgacAGCCCGCTGGGGCCTTTTACGGCGCAGCCGGACGCCTTCATCAAGAACAACGAGGCCGTGACCTCGGGCCAGGCCATCGACCCGGCCGCCTTCCACGACCCCGTCAGCGGCAAGTACTACCTGTACTGGGGCAACGGGAAGCCCCTGTACGCGGAGCTGGCCGACGACATGGTGTCGCTCAAGCCCGGCACCATCAAGGCCATCGACGGCCTGGTCGACTTCCGCGAGGGCCTGTTCCTCGTCTACCGCCAGGGCCTGTACCACCTGACCTACAGCATCGACGACACGGGATCCGAGGACTACCGCGTCGGATACGCGACGGCCACCTCGGCCGACGGCCCCTGGACGTACCGCGGCGTCGTGCTGTCCAAGCGCCCCGAGCTGGGCATCCTGGGCACCGGCCACAACAGCATGGTCAACATTCCCGGCACCGACGACTGGCTGATTGCCTATCACCGCTTCGCCATCCCCAACGGCAACGGAAACAACAGGGAGACCACGCTGGACAAGGTCGAGTTCGACGCCGGCACGGGGCTGATGAAGGTGATAACGCCGACGCTCGAGAGCGTGCCGCCCCAGGTGATTAATTAG
- a CDS encoding general amino acid permease AGP2, translated as MADGIEARRVNSSVQEKGAGSTSGSITTNGADSNAPIAPAGNSDQLQRRLTNRHLQLIAIGGSIGTGLFVSIGTGLQRGGPASLFLAYTIYSCMLGLVNNGMAEMCVYMPVTGSFIRMAGKWVDEAFGFMAGWNFFLYEAFLIPFEIAALNLVITFWRDDVPAVAVCLICIALYGALNVVAVRYFGEAEFWLSSGKLLLIVMVFCFTFVTMVGGNPQNDAYGFRNWMVVSAFKEYIGQGDTGRFQGFLAALYSAGFTVVGPEYISMIAGEAMRPRIYLKQAFKTVYWRFAFFFIGGALACSIVLRSDNKKLENAGTGTADGSPYVIAMEVMGIRVLPHIINALLCTSIFSAGNAYTYCAMRSLYGLALDGQAPAIFKKCMSNGIPIYAFAATMIFPFLSLLQVSNNTAQVVTWLQSLTQAAQIMNYTIMCITYICFHRACVAQGFDRTSLPYYGYFQPYCAYIGAVFMTLVVTSFGYTTFLPGRWDTLTFFSYYTMIFVGILTYTTWKILHKTKIVKPHEADLIWDKPIIDAYEAQFTTEPTRFRDDVRKIFGMLKGNKSTDSERQETAEQRQGEK; from the coding sequence ATGGCTGACGGTATCGAAGCCCGCCGTGTCAACAGCTCCGTCCAGGAAAAGGGGGCGGGGTCGACATCGGGGTCCATCACCACCAACGGCGCGGACAGCAATGCGCCCATTGCTCCGGCCGGAAACTCGGATCAGCTCCAGCGCCGCTTGACGAACCGCCACCTGCAGCTCATCGCCATCGGAGGCTCCATCGGCACGGGTCTCTTCGTGTCCATCGGAACCGGTCTGCAGCGCGGAGGCCCGGCCTCGCTCTTCCTCGCCTACACCATCTACTCTTGCATGCTCGGCCTCGTCAACAATGGCATGGCCGAGATGTGTGTCTACATGCCCGTGACTGGGTCCTTCATCCGCATGGCTGGCAAGTGGGTCGACGAGGCCTTTGGCTTCATGGCCGGCTGGAACTTTTTCCTGTACGAAGCCTTCCTGATCCCCTTTGAGATTGCCGCCTTGAACCTCGTCATCACCTTTTGGCGCGACGACGTCCCGGCCGTCGCCGTGTGTCTCATATGCATCGCCCTCTACGGAGCGCTGaacgtcgtcgccgtccgCTACTTTGGCGAAGCCGAGTTCTGGCTCTCCTCTGGCAAGCTGCTGCTCATCGTCATGGTCTTTTGCTTCACCTTTGTCACCATGGTCGGCGGCAACCCGCAAAACGACGCCTATGGCTTCCGCAACTGGATGGTGGTCTCTGCCTTCAAGGAGTACATTGGCCAAGGCGACACTGGTCGCTTCCAGGGCTTCCTGGCCGCCCTGTACTCGGCTGGATTCACCGTGGTCGGACCCGAGTACATCTCCATGATTGCCGGCGAGGCCATGCGGCCGCGCATCTACCTCAAGCAGGCGTTCAAGACGGTCTACTGGCGCTTCgccttcttcttcatcgGCGGCGCCCTCGCCTGCTCCATCGTCCTCCGCAGCGACAACAAGAAGCTCGAGAACGCGGGCACGGGCACGGCGGACGGGTCGCCGTACGTCATCGCCATGGAGGTCATGGGCATCCGCGTGCTGCCGCACATCATCAACGCGCTGCTGTGCACGTCCATCTTCAGCGCGGGCAACGCCTACACGTACTGCGCCATGCGGTCGCTCTACGGCCTCGCGCTCGACGGGCAGGCGCCGGCCATCTTCAAAAAGTGCATGAGCAACGGCATCCCCATCTACGCCTTCGCCGCCACCATGATCTTCCCGTTCCTGTCGCTGCTGCAGGTGTCCAACAACACGGCGCAGGTGGTGACGTGGCTCCAGTCGCTGACCCAGGCCGCGCAGATCATGAACTACACCATCATGTGCATCACCTACATCTGCTTCCACCGCGCCTGCGTGGCCCAGGGCTTCGACCGCACCTCGCTGCCCTACTACGGCTACTTCCAGCCCTACTGCGCCTACATTGGCGCCGTCTTCATGACGCTGGTGGTCACCTCCTTTGGCTACACGACCTTCCTCCCCGGCCGCTGGGACACCCTGACCTTCTTCTCGTACTACACCATGATCTTTGTGGGCATCCTGACCTACACGACCTGGAAGATTCTCCACAAGACCAAGATCGTCAAGCCCCACGAGGCCGACCTCATCTGGGACAAGCCCATCATCGATGCCTACGAGGCCCAGTTCACCACGGAGCCGACCCGGTTCCGCGACGACGTCCGAAAGATCTTTGGTATGCTCAAGGGGAACAAGTCGACCGACTCGGAACGGCAGGAGACTGCGGAGCAGAGACAAGGggagaaataa
- a CDS encoding cutinase has product MQFSLSIATAILAATASAMPVLETRQTVGTTANEFTSGGCKDVVLLYARGTTQAGNMGQEPGPELGNALKARLGAARVAVQGVAYSASLLGNLNPGGAPANEATSFRTLIGQVASQCPNARIVVSGYSQGAALVHRAVEGATAAVRARIAAGVTFGDTQKQQDGGRIPGLDASKTLIICNTGDRVCEGTLIITAAHSGYGARAGEAVDFIAARV; this is encoded by the exons ATGCAGTTCTCCCTCTCCATCGCAACGGCAATCctggccgccaccgcctcggCCATGCCCGTCCTCGAGACCCGCCAGACCGTCGGGACCACCGCCAACGAGTTCACCTCTGGCGGATGCAAGGACGTCGTTCTCCTGTATGCTCGCGGCACCACTCAAGCCGGCAACATG GGCCAGGAACCCGGCCCGGAACTCGGCAACGCCCTCAAGGCCCGCCTGGGCGCCGCGCGAGTCGCCGTCCAGGGCGTGGCCTACTCGGCCTCTCTGCTCGGCAACCTCAACCCGGGCGGCGCGCCGGCCAACGAGGCCACGAGCTTCAGGACGCTGATCGGCCAGGTGGCGAGCCAGTGCCCCAACGCGCGCATCGTCGTGTCCGGGTACAGCCAGGGCGCCGCCCTGGTCCACCGCGCCGTCGAgggcgccaccgccgccgtgcgcgcccgcatcgccgccggcgtcaCCTTTGGCGACACCCAGAAGCAGCAGGATGGCGGCCGCATCCCCGGCCTCGACGCCAGCAAGACCCTCATCATCTGCAACACCGGCGACCGCGTCTGCGAGGGGACCCTCATCATCACCGCGGCCCACAGCGGCTACGGCGCCAGGGCTGGCGAGGCTGTTGACTTTATCGCTGCCCGTGTCTAG